In a genomic window of Kluyveromyces marxianus DMKU3-1042 DNA, complete genome, chromosome 7:
- the EFM4 gene encoding Efm4p — MEDTTKLNTSKLGTKEYWDDFYSLEKRNFEENPEDLGECWFADNDAEEKMVEFLLDNLGEYEIKQDSTMIDLGTGNGHLLFSLLEEGFNGKMVGVDYSEKSVEFANEILETKYSDKENVKFEAADIFSDEWAPGTFDIVLDKGTLDAIALSGIKFSHGKTVVDLYPKVIEKLLSKNSVFLITSCNFTEDELIKIIETDSLKKWKSIPYPVFEFGGVKGTPICSVAFVKL, encoded by the coding sequence ATGGAGGATACTACTAAGTTGAATACCTCTAAATTGGGGACCAAAGAGTATTGGGATGACTTCTATTCTCTAGAGAAGAGGAATTTCGAGGAAAATCCTGAGGACCTAGGAGAATGCTGGTTCGCGGACAATGATGCAGAGGAAAAAATGGTGGAGTTTCTACTTGACAATTTGGGGGAATATGAGATTAAACAAGATAGCACGATGATTGATCTTGGGACCGGAAATGGACATCTTTTATTCAGTTTGCTAGAAGAAGGATTTAATGGGAAGATGGTTGGTGTTGATTATTCCGAAAAATCGGTAGAGTTCGCCAATGAAATTCTGGAAACGAAGTATAGTGATAAGGAGAACGTCAAATTTGAAGCTGCTGATATATTTAGTGATGAATGGGCTCCAGGGACTTTTGACATTGTATTAGATAAGGGAACTCTAGATGCCATCGCCTTGAGCGGTATCAAATTCAGCCATGGGAAAACTGTGGTTGATTTATACCCCAAGGTTATAGAAAAGCTTTTAAGCAAAAACAGTGTCTTTTTGATCACTTCCTGTAACTTCACAGAAGATGAACTAATAAAGATCATTGAAACAGattcattaaaaaaatggaaatccATACCATACCCGGTGTTTGAGTTTGGTGGTGTTAAAGGTACTCCAATCTGCAGTGTGGCATTCGTTAAACTATag
- the YRB2 gene encoding Yrb2p has protein sequence MPELAKDTKKRELKEEHSSSEGPETQNKRAKVEQAEKQEQQEEANKEDAESSKDDSETVEKSEGELREVSKPEETKKDVTEEVKNKDEAEVETKDEAKDEAKDEAKDEAKDEAKDETKEKKPAFGQSSSFSMGFGAASKPFGSSTPFSSGFGAVKKTTDDKDAGKPSSGFSFGAGLSFGAGFKAAKVESKEDDKSGNETRSVSDTKESTSTPITEPIVKLTKQEIKSGEETEESLFQTNIKLYQLTDIKEGWKERGVGTLHLNKDKNSEKARIIMRSRGLLKVVLNLPLVKGFCIKKGFPGSLHGDKFVRVITVDENKLPVQYALRTAKPEIADQLYDLMTEHVPEN, from the coding sequence ATGCCAGAACTTGCGAAAGATACGAAGAAGCGCGAGCTCAAAGAGGAACACTCCTCTTCTGAAGGTCCAGAAACACAAAATAAAAGGGCCAAGGTAGAGCAAGCAGAGAAACAAGAGCAACAGGAAGAGGCAAACAAGGAAGACGCAGAAAGCTCCAAGGATGACTCGGAGACGGTAGAAAAGTCTGAAGGAGAATTGAGGGAAGTATCcaaaccagaagaaaccaagaagGATGTCACGGAGGAAGTTAAAAACAAAGATGAGGCCGAAGTTGAGACTAAAGATGAGGCTAAAGACGAAGCTAAAGACGAGGCCAAAGACGAAGCTAAAGACGAGGCCAAAGACGAGaccaaagagaaaaagcCTGCTTTTGGACAGTCTTCCAGCTTCTCAATGGGTTTTGGGGCAGCCTCCAAGCCATTTGGCTCATCTACACCATTTTCTAGTGGATTCGGTGCGGTTAAGAAAACTACAGACGATAAGGATGCTGGAAAACCTAGCTCCGGATTCTCTTTTGGTGCAGGCCTATCCTTTGGTGCAGGGTTCAAAGCAGCAAAAGTTGAATCGAAGGAAGATGATAAATCTGGGAATGAAACACGATCCGTATCTGATACCAAAGAAAGCACATCAACTCCAATTACTGAGCCAATTGTTAAACTCacaaaacaagaaatcaagtCTGGAGAGGAAACTGAGGAATCGTTGTTCCAAACGAATATCAAATTATACCAATTGACTGATATAAAAGAAGGATGGAAGGAAAGAGGTGTCGGTACACTCCATCTCAATAAGGATAAAAACTCCGAAAAGGCTAGAATCATCATGAGATCGCGTGGATTATTGAAGGTCGTTTTGAATTTGCCATTGGTGAAAGGGTTCTGCATCAAGAAGGGTTTCCCGGGCTCTCTGCATGGCGATAAATTTGTCAGAGTAATTACAGTTGATGAAAACAAACTTCCCGTACAGTATGCTCTTAGAACTGCTAAGCCCGAGATAGCTGATCAGCTTTATGATTTAATGACTGAACATGTACCGGAAAATTAA
- the ARC15 gene encoding Arc15p, producing the protein MEDWRRIDIDAYDPESGRLTVEDLKPPYSHLLTLQELQPAIQQLRAYAASGDFVSAVQVFTSEPPYSADEQAKSQYFFGVLEVLTQVRQADIANIIKQLDAKQQDVLVKYLYKGMSIPEGQKHGGILLAWFEKLTQASGVNPIVHYLSDRRTV; encoded by the coding sequence ATGGAGGATTGGAGAAGAATTGACATCGATGCTTATGACCCTGAAAGTGGAAGATTGACAGTGGAGGACCTAAAGCCACCCTACTCACATCTCCTAACACTACAGGAACTACAACCAGCTATTCAGCAATTACGTGCTTATGCTGCTTCAGGCGATTTCGTTTCCGCAGTTCAGGTTTTCACGAGTGAACCACCATACAGTGCAGATGAACAAGCAAAATCACAGTACTTTTTTGGTGTGTTAGAAGTACTAACCCAGGTTAGACAAGCCGATATCGCCAACATAATCAAGCAATTGGATGCCAAGCAACAGGATGTATTGGTAAAATATCTCTACAAGGGCATGTCGATACCGGAAGGCCAAAAACATGGCGGTATTCTTCTCGCATGGTTCGAAAAATTGACTCAAGCCTCAGGTGTAAACCCAATTGTGCACTATCTCTCAGATAGAAGAACTGTATAG